The Carassius gibelio isolate Cgi1373 ecotype wild population from Czech Republic chromosome B12, carGib1.2-hapl.c, whole genome shotgun sequence genome has a segment encoding these proteins:
- the cb12h10orf90 gene encoding (E2-independent) E3 ubiquitin-conjugating enzyme FATS, whose protein sequence is MEDVKPEGWRQLLQPHGAAGKNSTSFLRRSSSWRRPGERGYYEGPAAQANEPPRRARPLSCIEGVRMDKWFQTLERHQSRRLQNQIPQFVDRTVSIPVLPKDTAGGNPLCPDVSPLRRRNQTPSVCPRVCESSSSSLESVHIKAARAAERAQFCALAPVRFGWLPTQRHVILTDISDNRLDNSRCQKLKSPITPVLLSSPAKLNGPRPNDRETSRPEPVGFRSWSTPEKTPSVFHQASGSVSSEGGRNGPQAWNPKAEMDTCHAGPHPVLRDPTRRRGSAPESFSSSISSITITSRKVTHTNSKPPSPAMNSLADGHRKALAVKVTEQRMKSTSSQTIASTSGSDREEKDHGVVLRRKATIVKLTEQRERFSPAKYRHSYTEGLHNESKVNPSPSNQPLTISLEPGGNQWRCQHRSSLSLFLNNPNDISTAGESDTKASKPPRRPLSCDASLFNCTQLGSNAVTHPVFHNQSSPVPQKTNIDLVRSSIGEARRRWASGGEVGIVKKEWGREEPVSGINPLTLLKAADTSADLSADAVLALNAAAVIANIKLQAQQRRTTSHTATTVCLSEDIRQSEHRELKEESAGADGKKKTCPADQCVDFVPFESQNDLSETALAPLSLSEALASRRPDFIQRSQARVRALERRSQERQNSLSSPQTLQSGESLVKSKDRSIMGKSLQLWSRRSYNQLPHVKKRREEEKRKIEEEKRKLASRTNRLRAELFKKKLLEQILQRRGNH, encoded by the exons ATGGAGGACGTGAAGCCCGAGGGCTGGCGGCAGCTACTTCAGCCCCATGGTGCAGCTGGAAAAAACAGCACGAGTTTCCTTCGCAGGTCCTCATCATGGAGGAGGCCTGGGGAGCGAGGTTATTATGAGGGCCCCGCGGCGCAGGCCAATGAGCCCCCTCGCAGAGCTCGTCCACTGAGCTGCATAGAGGGTGTCAGGATGGACAAATGGTTTCAGACACTAGAGAGACATCAATCACGTCGGCTTCAGAATCAAATACCTCAGTTTGTGGACAGGACGGTATCAATCCCAGTTCTCCCGAAAGATACAGCGGGAGGTAACCCACTGTGTCCTGATGTTTCCCCTCTGCGCAGGAGGAATCAGACCCCTAGCGTCTGTCCCAGAGTGTGTGAAAGCTCCTCGAGCAGCCTGGAGTCTGTTCACATTAAAGCTGCTCGCGCTGCAGAAAGAGCTCAGTTCTGTGCTCTCGCTCCGGTTCGCTTCGGCTGGCTGCCCACACAGAGACATGTGATACTCACAGACATCTCTGACAACCGCCTTGACAACAGCAGGTGCCAG AAACTGAAGTCTCCCATCACTCCAGTGTTGCTCAGCTCTCCTGCCAAACTTAATGGACCAAGACCAAATG aCAGGGAAACTTCAAGGCCTGAACCCGTTGGCTTTAGATCCTGGAGCACACCTGAAAAAACACCATCCGTCTTTCATCAG GCTTCGGGATCCGTGAGCTCTGAGGGAGGACGAAATGGACCGCAAGCCTGGAATCCGAAAGCCGAGATGGACACATGCCACGCTGGACCTCATCCCGTGTTGAGAGATCCCACACGCAGGCGTGGAAGCGCGCCGGAGTCCTTCAGCTCCTCGATATCGTCCATCACTATCACTTCCAGGAAGGTCACGCACACAAACTCCAAGCCTCCGAGTCCAGCGATGAACAGCCTCGCCGATGGACACAGAAAAGCTTTAGCGGTCAAAGTCACTGAACAGAGGATGAAAAGCACTTCTAGCCAGACCATCGCCTCGACCTCTGGCTCTGATCGTGAAGAGAAGGACCACGGCGTAGTATTGAGAAGAAAGGCAACCATTGTGAAACTGACTGAACAGAGAGAGCGTTTCAGTCCAGCGAAATACAGACACAGCTACACTGAAGGACTCCATAATGAATCCAAAGTCAATCCCTCACCATCAAACCAACCGTTAACTATATCTCTAGAGCCAGGAGGAAACCAATGGAGGTGCCAGCACAGATCTAGCCTGTCTCTCTTCCTCAACAACCCAAACGATATCAGCACGGCAGGGGAGAGCGACACCAAAGCGTCCAAGCCTCCTCGACGGCCTCTCAGCTGCGACGCAAGTCTGTTTAACTGCACACAACTTGGCAGTAATGCAGTTACACATCCAGTGTTTCATAACCAGAGCTCTCCTGTTCCCCAGAAGACAAATATTGACCTTGTTAGATCCAGCATCGGCGAAGCAAGAAGGCGCTGGGCCTCCGGTGGCGAGGTGGGCATTGTGAAGAAAGAGTGGGGTCGTGAGGAACCTGTTTCAGGAATCAATCCTCTCACACTACTAAAAGCAGCAG ATACCTCGGCTGATCTGAGCGCAGACGCCGTCCTGGCCCTGAACGCTGCTGCGGTTATCGCCAACATAAAGCTGCAGGCCCAGCAGAGACGAACTACATCCCACACAGCAACAACAG TGTGTTTATCAGAAGATATACGGCAAAGTGAACACAGAGAGCTCAAAGAAGAGAGTGCTGGTGCTgatggaaagaaaaaaacatgtccaGCAGATCAATGTGTGGATTTTGTCCCATTCGAGTCCCAAAATGACCTTTCTGAAACTGCTTTGGCTCCACTGTCACTTAGT GAGGCTTTAGCGAGCAGACGGCCTGATTTCATCCAGCGCTCACAGGCCAGGGTTCGAGCCCTGGAGAGAAGGTCACAGGAGAGGCAGAACTCCCTCAGCTCACCACAGACACTCCAGAGCGGAG aaaGCCTTGTAAAATCCAAAGACAGAAGCATCATGGGAAAGAGTCTACAGCTGTGGTCCAGGAG GAGTTATAACCAGCTGCCTCATGTGAAGAAGAggagagaggaagaaaagaggaaaatagaagaggagaaaagaaaactggCATCTCGGACCAACAGGCTGCGGGCAGAGCTCTTTAAAAAG aaacTTCTGGAGCAGATTTTGCAGAGGAGAGGAAATCACTGA